From Solea senegalensis isolate Sse05_10M linkage group LG7, IFAPA_SoseM_1, whole genome shotgun sequence, a single genomic window includes:
- the LOC122772017 gene encoding pleckstrin homology domain-containing family A member 6-like: MSADEQLERMKRHQKALVRLRKRTLSHGDRHSPSTPRTSSSPRPLSADLGSWKREQEFDLQLLERAVQGEEAQGVRSVQGEERPPEHKERPRSHSDEWLTYRSAATTPPADEVHLEPLEYDVDLNKELSKPQKVLIPERYVDSESEEPLSPQEVEERHRKVERIKNILAKSSVQNLAVSVSVDKPEVGLVALDSALQEQERIITMSYALASEASLKSKLVAAQAVSGH; the protein is encoded by the exons ATGAGTGCTGATGAGCAGctggagaggatgaagaggcaCCAGAAGGCCCTCGTCCGCCTGCGCAAACGCACACTGAGTCACGGAGACCGGCACAGCCCTTCAACGCCACGCACCTCGTCCTCGCCGCGGCCACTCTCAGCAGACCTGGGATCA TGGAAGAGAGAGCAGGAGTTTGACCTGCAGTTGCTCGAGAGGGCTGTTCAGGGGGAGGAGGCACAGGGAGTTAGGAGCGTCCAGGGGGAGGAAAGACCTCCCGAGCACAAAGAGAGACCGCGCTCACACTCCGACGAATGGCTGACCTATCGCTCCGCGGCCACAACGCCACCCGCCGACGAAGTCCACCTGGAGCCGCTAGAATACGACGTGGACCTCAACAAGGAG ctgTCCAAGCCTCAGAAAGTCCTGATCCCAGAGCGCTACGTGGATTCAGAGTCTGAGGAGCCGCTTAGTcctcaggaggtggaggagcgtCATCGCAAAGTGGAACGCATTAAGAACATCTTGGCAAAGTCCAG TGTGCAAAACCTGGCAGTGAGCGTCTCTGTGGACAAACCGGAGGTGGGTCTGGTGGCCCTGGACTCCGCTCTTCAGGAGCAGGAGAGGATCATCACCATGTCCTACGCTCTGGCCTCGGAGGCGTCGCTCAAGAGCAAACTCGTCGCTG CTCAAGCCGTGTCCGGACACTGA